One window from the genome of Sphaerotilus microaerophilus encodes:
- the trpE gene encoding anthranilate synthase component I translates to MITELEFKSLAEQGYNRIPLVSEAFADLETPLSLYLKLAGGKPHSFLLESVVGGERFGRYSFIGLPARTLLRATGGVTEVVTDGQVVERHEGNPLDFIEAYQQRFKVALRPGLPRFCGGLAGYFGYETVRCIEKKLAGKRLPNGIGTPDIQLLQTEELAVIDNLSGRLYLIVYADPRTPEAYFSAKKRLSELGDQLRYSVTAPVVRRGPSHPVEHETRQADFEAAVEKAKAYIAAGDCMQIVIGQRVKKRYTENPLSLYRALRSLNPSPYMYYYDMGGFQIVGASPEILVRQELRTVEGQQEKVVTIRPIAGTKPRGATPELDARNEQDLLSDAKERAEHLMLIDLARNDIGRIAKTGSVKVTEAFGIERYSHVMHIVSNVEGVLKDGMSSLDVLRASFPAGTLSGAPKIHAMEIIDELEISERGVYGGAVGYLSFAGDMDVAIAIRTGVIKDQTLYVQAGAGIVADSVPEMEWKETEVKMRAVIRAAELVEEGF, encoded by the coding sequence GTGATCACCGAACTCGAATTCAAGAGCCTGGCCGAACAGGGCTACAACCGCATCCCGCTGGTCAGCGAGGCCTTTGCGGACCTGGAAACGCCCCTGTCGCTGTACCTGAAGCTGGCCGGGGGCAAGCCGCACAGCTTCCTGCTGGAGTCCGTCGTCGGCGGCGAGCGCTTCGGGCGCTACTCCTTCATCGGCCTGCCGGCGCGCACGCTGCTGCGCGCCACCGGCGGGGTGACCGAGGTGGTCACCGACGGCCAGGTGGTGGAGCGCCACGAGGGCAACCCGCTGGACTTCATCGAGGCCTACCAGCAGCGCTTCAAGGTGGCGCTGCGCCCGGGGCTGCCGCGCTTCTGCGGCGGGCTGGCGGGCTACTTCGGCTACGAGACGGTGCGCTGCATCGAAAAGAAGCTGGCCGGCAAACGCCTGCCCAACGGCATCGGCACGCCCGACATCCAGCTGCTGCAGACCGAGGAGCTGGCGGTGATCGACAACCTGTCGGGCCGGCTGTACCTGATCGTCTACGCCGATCCGCGCACGCCGGAGGCCTACTTCTCGGCCAAGAAGCGCCTGTCGGAGCTGGGCGACCAGCTGCGCTACAGCGTGACGGCGCCGGTGGTTCGGCGCGGCCCCTCGCACCCGGTCGAACATGAGACCCGCCAGGCCGACTTCGAGGCGGCGGTGGAGAAGGCCAAGGCCTACATCGCCGCGGGTGACTGCATGCAGATCGTCATCGGCCAGCGCGTCAAGAAGCGCTACACCGAGAACCCGCTGAGCCTGTACCGCGCGCTGCGCTCGCTCAACCCCTCGCCGTACATGTACTACTACGACATGGGCGGCTTCCAGATCGTCGGCGCCTCGCCGGAGATCCTGGTGCGCCAGGAGCTGCGCACGGTCGAGGGGCAGCAGGAGAAGGTGGTCACGATCCGCCCGATCGCCGGCACCAAGCCGCGCGGCGCCACGCCGGAGCTGGACGCGCGCAATGAGCAGGACCTGCTGTCCGACGCCAAGGAGCGCGCCGAGCACCTGATGCTGATCGACCTGGCGCGCAACGACATCGGCCGCATCGCCAAGACCGGTTCGGTGAAGGTGACGGAGGCCTTCGGCATCGAGCGCTACTCGCACGTGATGCACATCGTCAGCAACGTCGAGGGCGTGCTGAAGGACGGCATGAGCAGCCTGGATGTGCTGCGCGCCAGCTTCCCGGCCGGCACGCTCAGCGGCGCGCCGAAGATCCACGCAATGGAGATCATCGACGAGCTGGAGATCAGCGAGCGCGGCGTCTACGGCGGCGCGGTGGGCTACCTGAGCTTTGCCGGCGACATGGACGTGGCCATTGCGATCCGCACCGGCGTCATCAAGGACCAGACGCTGTACGTGCAGGCGGGCGCCGGCATCGTGGCCGACTCGGTGCCGGAGATGGAGTGGAAGGAGACCGAGGTGAAGATGCGCGCGGTCATCCGCGCCGCCGAACTGGTCGAAGAAGGCTTCTGA
- a CDS encoding tyrosine-type recombinase/integrase: MALTALNLLSARKVETAQPRPKVYQLRDGGSLFLRVQPNGSKLWWYRYRLGGAEQVYSIGVYPKVTLEAARAERDRAKALVKKGLDPIVEKKAAIALQADTYERTFETVAREWIVSNAHWSEYYTNQVTSYLEKDVFPRIGKLPISSIRAPHLRPIIKDVAARGAKTVAILIRQWCGQIFSYAAAQGLCEYDPASLLKGLVKRPQVRHNPPLTWAEIPDFLNRVDNEGGYQTTVLALKLMALTYVRTVELRKASWEEFDLDNAMWSIPSERMKMRRPHLVPLSRQAVAALRELHALTGGGKVLFPSYRKPGQVMSATTLNQALKRMGYGGRFSSHGFRSTATTILGLLGYPEKRVDLQLAHSKKSKDSSRAPYDHTKFVESRKVIMQDWADILDSLQAGKPVEGVTKAFGPMSKRRTALLRVTERE; this comes from the coding sequence ATGGCACTCACAGCACTCAATCTTCTCTCGGCGCGCAAAGTGGAAACGGCGCAGCCCAGGCCCAAGGTGTACCAACTCCGGGACGGAGGCAGCCTCTTTTTGCGCGTTCAGCCCAACGGCTCCAAGCTCTGGTGGTACCGCTACCGGCTGGGCGGCGCTGAACAGGTGTACTCAATCGGGGTGTACCCAAAGGTCACGCTGGAGGCAGCCCGTGCGGAACGGGACCGGGCAAAGGCGTTGGTCAAGAAGGGCCTCGACCCCATCGTGGAGAAAAAGGCGGCGATCGCCCTCCAGGCCGACACATACGAACGCACGTTCGAGACCGTTGCTCGGGAGTGGATCGTCAGCAATGCTCACTGGAGCGAGTACTACACCAACCAGGTCACCAGCTACCTTGAGAAGGATGTTTTCCCCCGGATTGGCAAGTTGCCGATCAGCAGCATCAGGGCTCCACATCTGCGCCCCATCATCAAGGATGTGGCGGCTCGTGGCGCGAAGACTGTGGCGATCCTCATCCGCCAGTGGTGTGGGCAAATCTTCAGTTATGCGGCTGCCCAAGGTCTCTGCGAATACGATCCTGCCTCCTTGCTCAAGGGACTGGTCAAGCGCCCTCAGGTCCGCCACAACCCTCCGTTGACATGGGCAGAGATCCCGGACTTTCTCAATCGTGTGGACAACGAAGGGGGTTACCAGACGACAGTCCTCGCCCTCAAGCTGATGGCTTTGACCTACGTGCGCACCGTAGAACTGCGCAAGGCCTCCTGGGAAGAGTTCGACCTGGACAACGCCATGTGGTCGATTCCGTCCGAGCGCATGAAGATGCGACGCCCCCATCTGGTTCCCCTGTCACGGCAGGCGGTGGCCGCTCTTAGGGAACTACATGCTCTAACTGGCGGCGGCAAAGTATTGTTCCCGAGCTACAGAAAGCCGGGACAAGTGATGTCGGCAACGACGCTCAATCAAGCACTCAAGCGCATGGGTTATGGCGGACGGTTTTCGTCCCATGGCTTCCGCTCGACCGCAACGACGATCCTTGGACTGTTGGGATATCCGGAGAAGCGGGTCGATCTTCAACTCGCTCATTCCAAAAAGAGCAAGGACTCATCGCGCGCGCCCTACGATCACACGAAGTTTGTGGAGTCCCGCAAGGTAATCATGCAGGACTGGGCTGACATCCTTGACTCATTGCAGGCAGGGAAACCCGTTGAAGGGGTCACGAAGGCGTTTGGCCCCATGTCGAAGCGTAGAACGGCGCTGCTCCGTGTCACAGAGCGCGAGTGA
- a CDS encoding substrate-binding domain-containing protein — MHDATSQFSFSNFRLAIAPGVPSSHLSALLALQRAEEPEVTISFHEVTADDLIAGLREGRYDAGMTLEGSSDPSLKSQPLWTENMAVAMPLRFPLLDQAKLTIAELLDYSVFRWPAENCPLLDQRLPSLPAVSQQNIQRVSSFEMIALWVAAGYGVGVSAQSRIEHAQGWGIHTRPLSDGPYEIVTHLQRPCGQADVVSERFERRALQVAKNAPT; from the coding sequence ATGCACGACGCCACCAGCCAGTTTTCCTTTTCCAATTTCAGGCTTGCCATAGCGCCTGGCGTACCGTCATCGCATCTTTCGGCATTGCTTGCGTTGCAGCGTGCGGAAGAGCCGGAAGTCACCATTTCGTTTCATGAGGTCACAGCCGATGATTTGATTGCGGGACTTCGGGAAGGCCGCTACGACGCGGGCATGACGCTTGAAGGATCGAGCGATCCGTCGCTGAAAAGCCAACCTCTATGGACCGAGAACATGGCCGTCGCCATGCCGTTGCGCTTTCCCTTACTTGACCAGGCGAAGCTCACGATCGCCGAACTGTTGGACTACTCCGTCTTTCGCTGGCCTGCAGAGAATTGCCCTTTGCTGGATCAGCGGCTGCCTTCTCTTCCCGCGGTGAGTCAACAGAACATTCAGCGTGTCTCTTCCTTCGAGATGATCGCGCTATGGGTCGCTGCCGGCTACGGCGTCGGGGTATCCGCGCAATCGCGCATTGAGCATGCGCAGGGATGGGGCATTCACACACGGCCGCTGTCTGACGGACCCTACGAGATCGTGACCCACCTGCAGCGGCCCTGCGGACAAGCCGACGTTGTTTCAGAGCGGTTCGAGCGCAGAGCACTGCAGGTCGCCAAGAATGCTCCAACCTAG
- a CDS encoding helix-turn-helix domain-containing protein codes for MQKRSVQPGRPPGTTTYEAEPALAFGQAVRAARLAQGVAQDEFASMAGIARSHMGKIERGEHMPTLALILKISAALSISAAELMSATERNLRADAQS; via the coding sequence ATGCAGAAGCGCAGCGTTCAACCGGGCCGCCCCCCTGGCACAACCACCTATGAAGCCGAGCCGGCACTGGCCTTCGGCCAAGCGGTGCGTGCTGCCCGCTTGGCGCAGGGAGTCGCTCAGGATGAATTCGCGTCCATGGCTGGTATAGCTCGCTCGCATATGGGCAAGATCGAGCGTGGGGAGCACATGCCCACGCTCGCATTGATACTGAAAATCTCCGCTGCCCTCAGCATAAGTGCGGCAGAGCTGATGAGTGCAACGGAACGCAATCTTCGTGCCGATGCCCAATCTTAA
- a CDS encoding LysR family transcriptional regulator, translating to MELRHLRCFIVLAEELHFTRAAERLHIEQPPLSRAIKELEDELGAVLFDRDRRGTRLTAAGAVFLQDTRRLFTVLEQARENVKAVAAGLRGSLRIAVSDGALDPRLSAFLARCRAEEPEIEIRMSEVPLAEQLRGLRSGDFCIGFAHTADVGDGIVAEPIWQDPLVVALPARHALLVHKEVPLHELRGHPLVLCDPQVCEGYCRELARLLQTQEHKLNVVEEVSSLDMMLTLVGAGYGVGFMTATKIPVSQRPDVVIRPLALDTAVITTYLLRLESSNSSASLVRFIDRLRDPSSD from the coding sequence ATGGAACTGCGGCATCTGCGTTGCTTTATCGTTTTGGCCGAAGAGCTTCATTTCACACGGGCGGCTGAGCGTCTTCACATTGAGCAACCTCCTCTGTCCCGCGCCATCAAGGAGCTTGAGGACGAGTTAGGCGCTGTGCTCTTCGACCGGGACCGCCGGGGCACCCGACTGACCGCTGCGGGTGCCGTGTTCCTGCAGGACACTCGCCGGCTATTCACCGTCCTGGAGCAGGCCCGCGAGAACGTCAAGGCTGTCGCGGCGGGCTTGCGAGGCAGCCTGCGCATCGCCGTATCCGACGGCGCGCTCGATCCCCGGCTGTCGGCGTTTCTAGCCCGTTGCCGTGCCGAAGAACCCGAGATCGAGATACGGATGTCCGAAGTGCCTTTGGCCGAGCAGTTGCGCGGCCTGCGCTCGGGCGACTTCTGCATCGGATTCGCTCATACCGCCGACGTCGGTGATGGCATCGTCGCCGAACCTATCTGGCAGGACCCGCTGGTGGTCGCCTTGCCAGCCCGGCACGCACTGCTCGTCCACAAGGAGGTTCCACTCCATGAACTCCGGGGGCATCCTCTTGTCCTGTGCGATCCCCAGGTGTGCGAAGGCTACTGCCGCGAGTTGGCGCGCCTCCTGCAGACCCAGGAACACAAACTGAATGTCGTTGAGGAGGTTTCCTCGCTGGACATGATGCTCACCTTGGTCGGTGCCGGCTACGGCGTGGGCTTCATGACGGCGACCAAGATTCCGGTCAGCCAGCGACCGGACGTGGTGATCCGTCCATTGGCGCTGGATACAGCCGTGATCACCACCTACCTGCTTCGACTCGAAAGCAGCAACTCATCGGCTTCGCTGGTGCGATTTATCGACCGCCTCCGGGACCCTTCGAGCGACTGA
- a CDS encoding IS701 family transposase: MKPTSRDYCQFLISTQINYTQTYFADHHQRFSHDAINRYLQAANISPADVWNLARRNIEFDDDACLVFDDSVLDKNHSHKIELVRKQYSGNAHGLIKGIGVVNCLYVNIKTGHYWIIDWRIYAPDEDGKSKLDHVQEMFDNAMAHKKLPFRTVLMDSWYATMDLMKHIHRAGKHFYCPLKSNRKVDDSQGQQPYKAVSTLQWSAQEHVHGKHVKLFKFPSDIKLKLFRVVVDTNRTDWVVTNDLSQDSTDDTHEMCAVRWKIEQYHREIKQVLGIEKCQCRMARSQKNHIACAILAWVHLCETAKALKTNIYSLKKGILSEFLKKELRSPTIRMAPI, translated from the coding sequence ATGAAACCCACGAGCCGAGACTACTGCCAATTTCTGATATCCACACAAATCAACTACACGCAGACCTATTTTGCGGATCACCATCAGAGGTTTTCTCATGACGCCATAAATCGCTACTTGCAGGCTGCCAATATCAGCCCGGCCGATGTCTGGAATCTGGCCCGACGAAACATCGAATTTGACGACGATGCCTGCCTGGTTTTCGATGACAGCGTTCTGGACAAGAACCACTCGCACAAAATCGAGCTGGTGCGCAAACAGTACAGCGGCAACGCCCACGGCCTGATCAAGGGCATTGGGGTGGTCAACTGCCTGTACGTGAACATCAAGACCGGCCACTACTGGATCATCGACTGGCGCATCTATGCGCCTGACGAAGACGGCAAGTCCAAGCTGGATCATGTCCAGGAGATGTTCGACAATGCCATGGCGCACAAGAAGCTGCCCTTTCGCACCGTGCTGATGGACTCCTGGTACGCCACCATGGATCTGATGAAGCACATCCACCGGGCGGGCAAGCACTTCTACTGCCCGCTCAAGAGCAATCGCAAGGTTGACGACAGCCAAGGCCAGCAGCCCTACAAGGCGGTCAGTACGCTGCAGTGGAGTGCCCAAGAACATGTGCATGGCAAACACGTCAAACTGTTCAAGTTTCCCAGTGACATCAAGCTGAAACTGTTCCGGGTTGTGGTTGATACCAATCGCACGGACTGGGTTGTGACAAACGACCTATCTCAAGATTCGACGGACGATACGCATGAGATGTGTGCCGTGCGCTGGAAGATTGAGCAGTACCACAGGGAGATCAAGCAGGTTCTTGGCATCGAAAAATGTCAGTGCAGAATGGCCCGGTCACAGAAGAATCACATCGCCTGCGCGATATTGGCCTGGGTCCACCTCTGCGAGACGGCCAAAGCGCTGAAGACAAACATCTACAGCCTGAAGAAGGGAATCCTCTCGGAATTCCTCAAGAAGGAACTTCGGTCACCAACCATTCGCATGGCACCCATCTGA
- a CDS encoding thymidine phosphorylase family protein: MSARITPQTPALQALRMRLHAQHQPVVLMRTDCHVCRAEGLAPRSQVLIIAGDRTVQALLYQIDSDLLKAGQIALSEAAWDALDIHEGDFVQVRHPPMLESLSAVRARIHGHRLQTTELQAIVRDVVDGRYTDVALSAFLTATAVLPLDMQETIHLTRAMVDVGDRLQWQAQIVVDKHCVGGLPGNRTTPLVVAIAAANGLVMPKTSSRAITSPAGTADTMETLAPVDLDLDTLRKVVEKEGGCVAWGGAMHLSPADDIFVRIERELDIDTQGQLIASVLSKKIAAGATHIVIDIPVGPTAKVRSRETAEHLAHHLSEVAASFGLVLRCLFTDGNQPVGRGIGPALEARDVLAVLRNEADAPQDLCDRVALVAGAVLELGGVAKEGEGFRLAHETISSGRAWEKFQRICAAQGGFREPPQALYVEPLLATTSGRAVHIDNRKLSRLAKLAGAPESPAAGIQLQVHLGDEITRGQPLMFLHTQTSGEMAYALAYVQDIGDIVKIDP, translated from the coding sequence GTGAGTGCCCGCATCACGCCCCAGACACCCGCCTTGCAAGCATTGCGCATGCGACTGCATGCCCAGCATCAACCCGTCGTCTTGATGCGGACCGACTGCCATGTCTGCCGTGCCGAAGGGCTGGCACCGCGGTCACAGGTACTGATCATCGCCGGCGACCGAACTGTGCAAGCGCTGCTGTACCAAATCGACAGCGATCTGCTCAAAGCCGGACAGATCGCTCTGTCCGAGGCCGCCTGGGATGCCCTGGACATCCATGAGGGCGATTTTGTGCAGGTTCGGCATCCGCCAATGCTCGAATCGTTGTCGGCCGTGCGTGCGCGAATTCACGGCCACCGACTGCAAACGACGGAGTTGCAGGCGATCGTCCGTGATGTGGTCGATGGTCGCTATACCGATGTCGCACTTTCGGCCTTCCTGACCGCAACGGCGGTACTGCCTCTGGATATGCAAGAGACCATCCATCTCACCCGTGCGATGGTCGATGTCGGAGATCGCCTGCAATGGCAGGCTCAGATTGTTGTGGACAAGCATTGTGTGGGCGGATTACCGGGAAATCGCACCACGCCGTTGGTGGTTGCCATCGCCGCAGCCAATGGATTGGTGATGCCCAAGACCTCATCACGCGCCATCACCTCTCCCGCTGGCACGGCGGACACCATGGAAACGCTGGCTCCTGTAGACCTGGACCTGGATACGCTCAGAAAGGTCGTGGAGAAAGAGGGTGGATGCGTGGCGTGGGGCGGCGCGATGCACCTGAGCCCTGCGGACGACATCTTCGTGCGTATTGAGCGTGAACTGGATATTGACACCCAAGGACAACTGATTGCCTCGGTGTTATCCAAGAAGATTGCGGCAGGGGCGACCCACATCGTGATCGATATTCCGGTTGGGCCAACCGCAAAAGTCCGCAGCCGGGAAACTGCCGAGCACCTTGCGCATCACCTTTCAGAAGTCGCCGCGTCATTTGGCCTTGTATTGCGTTGCCTGTTTACAGACGGGAATCAACCTGTCGGAAGAGGTATCGGCCCGGCGTTGGAGGCGCGCGACGTGTTGGCCGTGTTGCGCAACGAGGCGGATGCGCCGCAAGACCTATGTGACCGCGTGGCGTTGGTGGCGGGTGCGGTGCTTGAGCTTGGCGGCGTCGCCAAAGAAGGGGAGGGATTTCGGTTGGCTCATGAGACGATCAGCAGTGGCCGCGCGTGGGAAAAATTTCAGAGAATCTGCGCGGCACAGGGGGGATTTCGTGAGCCGCCCCAAGCTCTCTATGTCGAACCGCTTCTGGCAACCACTTCAGGCCGAGCAGTACACATCGACAACCGTAAGCTTTCTCGTTTAGCCAAATTGGCCGGTGCGCCTGAGAGTCCAGCCGCAGGGATTCAATTGCAGGTGCACTTAGGTGACGAGATAACACGAGGACAGCCATTGATGTTTTTGCATACGCAAACCTCTGGAGAGATGGCCTATGCACTTGCATACGTACAAGACATTGGGGACATTGTAAAGATTGACCCTTAG
- a CDS encoding MBL fold metallo-hydrolase RNA specificity domain-containing protein: MLSLTSLGGAGTVTGSKHLITYGSTRILIDCGLFQGLKNLRELNWQHLVVESKDIDAVVLTHAHLDHCGYLPRLVLNGFRGKIFSTPATRDVAELILLDSAWLQEKDAEFANRKGFSKHKPALALYRVRDAERTLLQFKPVPLHQETVLPGGARLVLRRAGHILGAATAQIDIGGKRLVFSGDLGRYDDAVMPDPEPVTEADYIIIESTYGNRHHDRSDAVEALGDIIERTTRRGGTVVIPAFAVGRAQSLIYDLWLLRQRGRLRNVPVYLDSPMATSATALLHRHADDHKLAQHDFETAFSEVTYVRDVEESKALSANRYPKVIISASGMATGGRVLHHIEAFGGSHQNTLLFSGFQAAGTRGRKLLEGAREVKIHGRWMPIKAEVAELAMLSAHADSDELMRWLRGFTKAPERVFIVHGESDASEALRERIQRELNWHASVPMQNQEFAL; the protein is encoded by the coding sequence ATGCTCTCACTGACCAGCCTGGGCGGTGCCGGTACCGTCACCGGCTCCAAACACCTGATCACATATGGCAGTACCCGCATCCTGATCGACTGCGGACTTTTCCAAGGACTGAAGAACCTGCGCGAGCTGAACTGGCAGCATCTTGTCGTTGAGTCCAAGGACATCGATGCGGTTGTACTGACGCACGCGCACCTGGATCATTGTGGATATCTCCCCCGATTGGTGCTGAACGGGTTCCGCGGGAAGATTTTCTCGACGCCAGCCACACGGGACGTCGCCGAACTCATCCTGCTCGACAGTGCTTGGTTGCAGGAGAAGGATGCCGAGTTCGCCAACCGGAAGGGATTTTCCAAGCACAAGCCAGCCCTTGCCCTGTATCGGGTCCGAGATGCCGAACGCACGCTCTTGCAGTTCAAGCCCGTGCCACTGCATCAGGAGACGGTATTGCCGGGCGGTGCACGCCTGGTTCTACGCAGGGCCGGCCACATTCTTGGAGCGGCGACGGCGCAGATCGACATCGGCGGCAAGCGTTTGGTGTTCTCCGGCGACCTGGGCCGCTATGACGATGCGGTCATGCCTGATCCTGAACCCGTCACGGAAGCGGACTACATCATCATCGAGTCCACCTATGGCAATCGTCATCATGACCGTTCCGATGCCGTCGAAGCGCTAGGCGACATCATCGAGCGTACGACTCGCCGCGGAGGCACCGTAGTGATTCCCGCTTTTGCCGTAGGACGCGCGCAGTCGTTGATCTATGACCTATGGCTGTTGCGACAGCGCGGTCGGCTCCGCAACGTGCCCGTCTATCTGGACAGTCCCATGGCCACCAGCGCAACTGCGCTGCTGCACCGCCATGCCGACGACCACAAGCTCGCTCAACACGATTTCGAGACGGCATTCTCAGAAGTCACATACGTGCGCGACGTTGAAGAGTCCAAGGCGCTATCGGCGAATCGATACCCCAAGGTGATTATTTCCGCCAGCGGCATGGCCACCGGCGGCCGCGTGCTGCATCACATAGAAGCGTTTGGCGGTAGCCATCAGAACACGCTGCTGTTCTCTGGATTCCAAGCAGCAGGTACGCGCGGGCGCAAGCTGCTTGAGGGCGCTCGCGAAGTCAAGATCCATGGACGCTGGATGCCGATCAAGGCAGAGGTCGCCGAGCTTGCGATGTTGTCGGCTCATGCCGACAGCGATGAGCTGATGCGATGGCTGCGCGGCTTTACCAAGGCGCCGGAAAGAGTGTTCATTGTTCACGGTGAATCTGATGCCTCTGAGGCGCTGCGCGAACGTATCCAGCGCGAACTCAATTGGCACGCATCGGTGCCCATGCAAAACCAGGAGTTCGCCCTGTGA